The DNA window CTgatcttgtttttgctgcttttgtggtTTTATCTTTAGTGTTAATCATCTTGGTTTTGCATATAGCCCTCTAATGACCTTTTAAGTGACTCCTAAAGAGAACTGGTCCCGGGGTGTCAGAGCATCAGTGCATTAGCCTAAACAATGCAACATGTTCAAATAAGAAGTGGATTGCTGAGGATTTGCACTTCTTTTTTAAAACGAGtattaaaagaatttaaaaaaaaagaagatcaaataaaattttaatgCTACGATTTAATGCACATATCAAATCATGCATGGTACACATTTGTTAGAAAGCTCCATGTCTCTTTCTTGGACATGAAAGAAACAAGAACAATTGAACAGGTCAAGACAAAGTGTGTTACATCACAACAAATAGTCAAATTGCTTCCTTTGCAGTTTTTTCTTCACCAACACTGTTCACAGGCATCACACCTGTTCACCCTACATGAGCCAGGATGTGGTAGCTCAGTCACTTTtctgcaaacaaaacacaaatttgtATATGAAAGGAAATGACAGTCAGCACAGCACAAGACAAGCTATTGCCTTCAAAGATCAGAATCTGTCTCAAACACCTCTGAGTGATAAGTTTACCGTGAAgagattttacagcttttaacaAAGAATGATCACATCTCATCATCTGATTTGCATcagatttcatttttacaaaattcCCCTGAAGTCTGAAGTGTTTGTAGATGTGATTAAGTAAGGACAATATTGAGGTCGCTGCTGAGGACAGACGTGCTGAGGCCTGTCCAGTCTGGCAGGTCTGGGTGGTCCTGCAGCTCTGGCAGGCCTGAAGCGATTTCTAAACTGCAGGAACAAATTGAACACATTCATTAGAATATTCATTTCAATTCTTCATTTTTGCAGGATTATGACAGCAGGTCTGTCTGCTTTGCACTTACTCGTCTACACCTCCAAATCAGTGCTGCGatgaagagacacagaacgacaatAAAACCTGTAATGCTCAGTAAAATCAAGGTGAAATCCCAAACGGGCTCCCTGCATGGTTCCTGGGGGTCTCTCTCTGAGAGGAAGAGACGCAGACCAAAAGGTATAAGTGACATACATGAAGAGTTTTTTGAAGAGATAGGACTGTGTGCACGGTGAATCTTCTCACCTCTGACGATAATGACGGTGCCATTGCTGGACAGAGTTTGTCTCCTCTTTGATTCAAAGTACGTCCAGCTGCAGTAGTACAAGTTGGTGTCCTCATGCTCCAGCAGAGACAACTGCATGGTGAACCCATTACCCCCTGTGATCTGCTGGTCTTCAGTCACAATGATTCGGTCTTTAAAGTGTTCATTTATAGTTTTCTTGGTGATCAGTCGTCTGGTGAAGGCCAGGTACACGATGTCTTGGTCACTGGGGAAACGTCTGTACAGGTAAACCCCCAACGGGTCAGACAAGGATGTGGAGCATGTGATCTTAGCAGATGAGTTGACTCTCTTATAAGAGACAGATGATGGATTTTGAGAAGCTGTAATAGAGCGATGGATTGTTACTGATGGCTTCACTTCAAGAGCAATGCAAGGAAACCAGCTATGCAAA is part of the Acanthochromis polyacanthus isolate Apoly-LR-REF ecotype Palm Island chromosome 19, KAUST_Apoly_ChrSc, whole genome shotgun sequence genome and encodes:
- the LOC110956152 gene encoding uncharacterized protein LOC110956152, with protein sequence MKVHWWSCMLGLLCMPTEVMLSIWTASQNPSSVSYKRVNSSAKITCSTSLSDPLGVYLYRRFPSDQDIVYLAFTRRLITKKTINEHFKDRIIVTEDQQITGGNGFTMQLSLLEHEDTNLYYCSWTYFESKRRQTLSSNGTVIIVRERDPQEPCREPVWDFTLILLSITGFIVVLCLFIAALIWRCRRFRNRFRPARAAGPPRPARLDRPQHVCPQQRPQYCPYLITSTNTSDFRGIL